The following coding sequences lie in one Rutidosis leptorrhynchoides isolate AG116_Rl617_1_P2 chromosome 4, CSIRO_AGI_Rlap_v1, whole genome shotgun sequence genomic window:
- the LOC139845477 gene encoding serine/threonine-protein kinase WAG1-like — protein MEEDHRILFRQDSDLDLSFTSCTPTTIASSSARSSLARSSLCLSFNESTRLSSLSESTFSTTVTNPNPRPHRQSDPNWSAIKAAANLSSDGYLHLRHLKLIRLVGSGNLGRVFLCRLRDYEHANFAIKVVDKNSLSSKKLSHVQTEGKILSSLDHPFLPTLYAHLEVSHYICFLIDFCPNGDLHSLLRKQPKYRLPVNSVRFFAAEVLVALEYLHSIGIVYRDLKPENILIREDGHIMLSDFDLCFNADVAPKLDNRTEMIKRTAKGKSRYGCYNRIRREQQETVTEFVAEPTSAFSRSCVGTHEYLAPELVNGSGHGNGVDWWAFGVLVYELLYGKTPFRGSSKESTLRNITSSKDVTFDEEIESEPGIIEANDLIKQLLVKDCGERLGCARGATDIKRHPFFDGIKWPLIRTYNPPELRGVTVKSSKAHASQVSTPSKRRRWIWKGLSCLLLKSKGSKRNLNLNQNYYCYRKNVV, from the coding sequence ATGGAGGAAGATCACCGCATCCTATTCCGGCAAGACTCCGATCTTGACCTGAGTTTCACCAGTTGCACCCCAACCACAATCGCCTCATCCAGTGCTCGTTCAAGTCTCGCTCGTTCTAGCTTATGTTTAAGCTTCAACGAGTCGACTCGTCTTTCATCCCTCTCAGAATCAACCTTTTCAACAACCGTCACTAACCCTAATCCCCGCCCTCACCGTCAATCAGATCCCAATTGGTCAGCCATCAAAGCGGCTGCCAATCTCTCCTCTGACGGTTACCTTCACCTTCGCCACCTTAAACTTATCCGCCTTGTCGGTTCCGGCAACCTCGGTCGCGTGTTCCTTTGTCGTCTTCGCGACTACGAACACGCAAATTTCGCTATCAAAGTCGTTGATAAAAATTCACTATCTTCCAAAAAATTATCACATGTACAAACAGAGGGTAAAATACTCTCCTCACTCGATCACCCATTTCTTCCCACTTTATACGCGCATCTAGAAGTTTCTCACTACATTTGTTTCCTAATCGATTTTTGTCCCAATGGCGATTTACATTCCTTGCTTCGCAAGCAACCGAAATACCGGTTACCGGTCAACTCAGTTCGTTTCTTCGCAGCCGAGGTTTTAGTAGCACTCGAATACCTTCATTCGATAGGAATCGTGTACCGAGATTTAAAACCGGAGAATATATTGATCCGTGAAGACGGTCATATAATGTTATCAGATTTTGATTTATGTTTCAATGCTGACGTGGCACCAAAACTAGATAACAGAACGGAAATGATAAAACGAACAGCAAAAGGTAAAAGCCGTTACGGTTGTTACAACAGAATTAGACGTGAACAACAAGAAACGGTTACGGAGTTTGTTGCTGAACCTACGTCTGCTTTTTCGAGATCATGTGTGGGGACACATGAATATTTGGCACCAGAGTTAGTTAACGGGAGTGGACACGGTAACGGTGTTGATTGGTGGGCGTTTGGTGTGTTAGTTTACGAGTTATTGTACGGTAAAACGCCGTTTCGTGGATCCAGTAAAGAGTCTACGTTGCGAAATATCACGTCGAGTAAAGATGTAACGTTCGATGAAGAAATTGAATCCGAACCAGGGATCATTGAGGCGAATGATTTGATAAAACAATTGTTGGTGAAGGATTGTGGGGAGAGATTAGGGTGTGCAAGAGGAGCAACTGATATTAAGCGGCACCCGTTTTTCGATGGGATTAAGTGGCCGTTGATCCGAACGTATAACCCGCCGGAGCTCCGGGGGGTGACGGTGAAAAGTAGTAAAGCACACGCGAGTCAGGTGAGTACACCATCGAAGAGACGGCGTTGGATTTGGAAGGGGCTAAGTTGTTTATTGTTGAAAAGTAAGGGGTCAAAAAGAAACTTGAATTTGAACCAAAATTATTACTGTTATAGGAAAAACGTGGTTTGA
- the LOC139845476 gene encoding uncharacterized protein, giving the protein MRKLDLDKHFLPMMILFVMISVVLVVSINEEGTVLMEFKLSLADPSHNLDSWNQSDLFPCNWIGVGCTNDHKVISVNLHSLNLSGSLSPTICKLSSLTELNISNNFISGLIPKDLAFCNHLEVLDLCTNRFHDEFPTQISLISSLKVLSLCENYITGVIPEDIGKLTLLEELVIYSNNLTGMIPKSIGRLKQLRIIRAGVNSLSGPIPSEISECENLEVLGLAQNKLEGPFPKELQKLKNLTSLVLWQNLFFGQIPPEIGNFTNLELLALHANSFSGSIPNEIGKLAQLKRLYLYTNQLNNSIPQELGNCVSLVEIDLSENRLTGIIPKTLGQITNLRLLHLFENLLVGDIPNELSQFKELRKLDLSINNLTGTIPLGFQNLPLLESFQLFDNHLEGSIPPLIGASSNLSVLDISMNNLHGFIPPYICKSQKLMFLSLGSNKLSGNIPRGLKSCKSLIQLMLGDNMLTGSLPLEFSNLYNLSALELHQNRFTGPLPPEIGHLKNLKRLHLSDNYFFGHIPPEIGTMVQLVTFNVSSNRLFGDIPNELMNCLNLQRLDLSRNWFTGHVPFEIGNLVNLELLKLSDNRMNGPIPTSLGKLARLTELQMGGNFFSGSVPFELGQLTTLQISLNISHNELSGPIPQNLGNLLMLESLYLNDNLLVGEIPASIGQLVSLLVCNLSNNELFGAVPNTPVFRKMNSSNFAGNKGLCVSDLNQNHCLPRSIQLSKHSGWLHDGFSKDKLVSIVSGIIGFISLIFTIVIFLAIKNRKPVCVPIEEEEQGKLDVVDNYYFPKAGFKYQDLVEATHNFSDDVVIGKGACGVVYKAVMGNGEVVAVKRLKSGGGGGAAIVDRSFLAEISTLGNIRHKNIVKLYGYCYHQESNLLLYEYMENGSLGELLHGNKNARFLDWNDRYNIARGAAEGLCYLHNDCRPRIIHLDIKSNNILLDKMLQPHVGDFGLAKLMDNTYSKSMSAVAGSYGYIAPEYAYTMKVTEKCDIYSFGVVMLELVTGRPPVQPPDQGGDLVTCVRKSVHGMIPVSNLFDKRLDLSCKKTTDEMSLFLRIALFCTSPSPLNRPTMREVIAMIIDSREAKISSLSSPSSETPLDDSESCKDYVEAAELSTSPWLTRSSSSLYHLDPPSK; this is encoded by the exons ATGAGGAAACTTGATCTTGATAAACACTTTTTGCCTATGATGATCCTTTTTGTTATGATATCAGTTGTACTTGTCGTTTCGATTAACGAAGAGGGTACTGTGCTTATGGAGTTCAAGCTGTCTCTTGCTGACCCAAGTCACAATCTTGATTCATGGAATCAATCTGATTTATTTCCTTGTAATTGGATTGGTGTTGGTTGTACCAATGATCATAAGGTAATATCTGTAAACCTTCATAGCCTTAATTTATCTGGCTCTTTATCACCAACCATTTGTAAGCTTTCATCTCTAACAGAATTAAACATTTCAAACAATTTCATTTCTGGTTTAATTCCTAAAGATTTAGCTTTCTGTAACCATTTGGAGGTTTTAGACCTGTGCACTAATAGGTTCCATGATGAATTCCCTACCCAAATTTCATTAATTTCCTCTCTTAAAGTGCTTTCCTTATGTGAAAACTATATTACTGGTGTGATTCCTGAGGATATAGGGAAATTGACATTATTAGAAGAGCttgttatttatagtaataatCTCACTGGAATGATTCCCAAATCCATTGGCAGACTGAAACAACTTAGAATAATAAGGGCAGGTGTTAATTCGTTATCGGGTCCGATTCCTAGTGAGATTAGTGAATGTGAAAATTTGGAGGTTTTAGGGTTGGCACAGAATAAGTTAGAGGGACCATTTCCTAAAGAGCTACAAAAACTCAAGAATCTTACTAGTTTGGTCCTTTGGCAAAATCTGTTTTTTGGTCAGATTCCTCCTGAAATTGGGAATTTTACTAATTTGGAATTGCTTGCACTTCACGCAAACTCTTTTTCAGGTAGCATTCCAAACGAAATCGGTAAATTAGCACAACTCAAGAGGTTGTACTTGTATACCAACCAGTTAAATAATTCAATTCCACAAGAGTTAGGAAATTGCGTGAGCTTAGTCGAGATTGACCTTTCTGAAAATCGTTTGACTGGGATTATCCCGAAAACGTTGGGTCAGATCACAAACCTTCGTCTTCTTCATCTTTTTGAAAATCTGTTGGTGGGTGATATTCCAAACGAGCTTTCACAATTTAAAGAGCTTCGGAAACTTGACCTttcaataaataatttgactgGAACAATTCCCTTGGGGTTTCAAAACCTTCCATTATTGGAAAGTTTTCAGCTTTTTGATAATCATCTTGAGGGAAGTATCCCTCCATTGATAGGAGCTAGTAGCAACCTCTCGGTTCTTGATATATCAATGAATAATCTTCATGGATTCATACCTCCATATATTTGCAAATCTCAGAAACTGATGTTTTTAAGCCTGGGATCAAATAAGTTGTCCGGCAACATTCCACGCGGTTTAAAATCGTGCAAATCTCTTATACAATTGATGTTAGGAGACAATATGCTTACAGGTAGCCTCCCTCTTGAATTTTCCAATCTTTATAATCTCTCCGCTCTTGAACTCCATCAAAACCGCTTCACGGGGCCTTTACCCCCGGAAATAGGTCATCTAAAGAACTTAAAAAGGCTTCATTTGTCTGATAATTACTTTTTTGGTCATATTCCTCCTGAAATTGGGACCATGGTTCAGCTTGTTACATTCAATGTCTCTTCTAATCGCCTGTTTGGAGACATTCCTAATGAGCTGATGAATTGTTTAAATCTACAAAGACTTGATCTTAGTAGAAACTGGTTTACTGGTCACGTTCCTTTTGAAATTGGTAATTTGGTAAATCTTGAATTGTTAAAGCTGTCCGATAACAGAATGAATGGACCCATACCGACTTCATTAGGGAAACTGGCACGTCTTACCGAATTGCAAATGGGTGGTAATTTTTTTTCAGGTAGTGTCCCTTTTGAACTGGGTCAACTCACTACTCTCCAAATATCACTCAATATCAGTCATAACGAGCTTTCTGGACCGATACCGCAAAATCTTGGAAACTTGTTGATGTTGGAATCACTTTATTTGAATGATAATCTACTTGTTGGTGAGATTCCTGCTTCGATCGGGCAGTTAGTGAGCCTTTTGGTTTGTAATCTTTCTAACAATGAATTGTTTGGGGCGGTTCCAAACACTCCCGTTTTTAGAAAGATGAATTCAAGCAACTTTGCAGGTAATAAAGGCTTATGCGTTTCAGATTTAAACCAAAATCACTGTTTGCCACGTTCGATCCAACTTTCCAAACATTCTGGATGGTTGCACGATGGCTTCTCTAAAGATAAATTAGTGAGCATTGTATCAGGTATTATCGGGTTCATCTCTCTGATTTTCACAATAGTTATTTTTTTGGCTATAAAGAATCGAAAACCTGTATGTGTGCCaattgaagaagaagaacaagGTAAACTTGATGTTGTGGACAATTACTACTTTCCAAAAGCCGGGTTCAAATATCAAGATCTTGTTGAAGCAACTCATAATTTTTCAGATGATGTTGTGATTGGGAAAGGAGCATGCGGGGTGGTCTACAAGGCGGTGATGGGTAACGGTGAGGTGGTGGCCGTGAAACGATTGAaatctggtggtggtggtggtgccgCCATAGTTGACCGTAGCTTCCTTGCTGAAATTTCAACTCTTGGAAATATCCGTCACAAGAATATAGTCAAACTTTACGGATATTGCTATCACcaggaatcaaatcttttattataCGAGTATATGGAAAACGGGAGTTTAGGAGAGTTACTTCATGGTAACAAGAACGCTCGTTTTCTTGATTGGAATGATAGATATAATATCGCACGTGGTGCAGCTGAAGGTTTATGTTATCTTCACAACGATTGTAGACCACGCATTATTCATCTGGATATAAAATCAAACAACATATTATTGGACAAAATGCTTCAGCCTCATGTTGGAGATTTCGGTTTAGCAAAGCTTATGGACAACACATATTCAAAATCCATGTCAGCTGTTGCTGGTTCATATGGCTACATTGCTCCCG AATATGCGTATACGATGAAAGTAACAGAAAAGTGTGATATCTACAGTTTTGgagttgttatgttggagcttgtTACTGGGAGGCCGCCGGTTCAACCTCCTGATCAGGGAGGGGATCTTGTGACATGTGTCAGAAAATCGGTTCACGGAATGATTCCAGTTTCTAATTTATTTGACAAAAGGTTAGATTTGAGTTGTAAAAAGACAACAGATGAGATGTCTTTGTTTTTGAGGATCGCCTTGTTTTGCACGAGTCCGTCGCCACTAAATCGGCCTACAATGCGAGAAGTCATAGCAATGATAATTGACTCCAGGGAAGCGAAAATCAGTTCACTTTCATCTCCGTCATCAGAAACTCCTCTAGATGATTCTGAATCTTGCAAAG ATTATGTGGAGGCAGCAGAACTCAGTACTAGTCCTTGGCTTACTAGGTCTTCCTCTTCTTTGTATCACTTAGATCCTCCTAGTAAATAA